A single genomic interval of Lathyrus oleraceus cultivar Zhongwan6 chromosome 7, CAAS_Psat_ZW6_1.0, whole genome shotgun sequence harbors:
- the LOC127102403 gene encoding uncharacterized protein LOC127102403: MSYTKLYPTLLKKGLVVPRPLGPPPDPLPPYYNPNAHCSFHEGSPRHDLEGCYALKHIVRELIEKKILSFGDTSPNVKKNPLPAHGSINAIDDEPDEGLILDATKIKTPLRDFHAKLVEEGLLKNFHKSCEECTIGPKGCEMVRKNIQELINQGVLQVSGRMKKNEVAVIEPIFNLPELSTTTPIFNILEPIFHILDSTFVQPIFNILDSTFVQPIFNIPESVEPIFNMPNPVVVQRPSAFPFGNTKAVPWKYDTIVVNQRSEKVGQKECLNIVSTDITMGSRMNRNGRIYTPFDLAPPIPPKETTTIVTGKGKEVITTNEDAEFLRIIKKPDYKIIDQLHQTPSKISILSLLMSSPTHRSTLQKLLAQAHVTHDITIDQFDGVIANITASNHLSFSREYLTKDGQHHNRALHIYVKCQEDTLARVLVDIGSSLNVLPKRTLAKLAYQGTEIRPSALIVKAFDGSRRTIIWEVELPILIGPHVFEITFQVMDINQIIVVCLKDRGFMPLGP; the protein is encoded by the coding sequence ATGTCTTACACTAAATTATATCCGACATTGTTGAAGAAAGGGTTAGTCGTTCCAAGACCTTTGGGACCTCCACCAGATCCTCTCCCACCATATTACAATCCCAATGCACATTGTTCGTTCCATGAAGGTTCCCCAAGGCATGATTTGGAAGGTTGTTATGCCTTAAAACATATTGTAAGGGAATTGATTGAGAAGAAGATTCTTTCATTTGGGGATACCAGTCCAAATGTCAAAAAgaatcctttgcccgctcatggaTCTATAAATGCTATTGATGATGAGCCTGATGAAGGTTTAATTCTTGATGCAACCAAAATCAAGACTCCTCTCAGAGATTTTCATGCAAAGTTAGTGGAGGAAGGTTTATTGAAAAATTTCCATAAGAGTTGTGAAGAGTGTACTATTGGTCCTAAAGGATGTGAAATGGTCCGAAAGAATATTCAAGAATTGATTAACCAAGGTGTGTTACAAGTAAGCGGTCGTATGAAAAAGAATGAGGTAGCAGTGATTGAACCCATCTTCAATCTACCTGAGTTAAGTACTACAACACCAATCTTCAACATTCTAGAGCCAATATTCCATATTCTAGATTCTACTTTTGTTCAGCCAATATTCAACATTCTAGATTCTACTTTTGTTCAGCCAATTTTCAACATTCCAGAATCAGTTGAACCAATCTTCAATATGCCTAATCCAGTGGTTGTCCAAAGGCCTAGCGCTTTTCCTTTTGGGAATACTAAAGCAGTTCCTTGGAAGTATGATACAATTGTGGTTAACCAAAGGTCTGAGAAAGTAGGTCAGAAAGAATGTCTAAATATTGTAAGCACTGATATAACAATGGGAAGTAGAATGAACCGCAATGGTCGCATTTATACCCCTTTCGACTTGGCTCCGCCAATTCCACCAAAAGAAACCACCACTATTGTTACTGGCAAAGGCAAAGAGGTGATCACAACTAATGAAGACGCTGAATTTCTGAGGATTATCAAGAAGCCTGATTACAAGATTATTGATCAGCTGCATCAAACTCCTTCAAAGATATCCATTTTATCTCTTCTCATGAGTTCTCCAACTCATAGGAGTACCTTGCAGAAATTGTTAGCTCAGGCTCATGTCACTCACGACATTACTATTGATCAATTTGATGGGGTCATTGCCAACATTACAGCATCCAACCATCTCAGCTTCAGTAGAGAATATTTGACGAAGGATGGCCAACACCATAACCGTGCTTTGCACATATATGTGAAATGCCAAGAAGATACCCTAGCAAGAGTCCTTGTGGACATTGGCTCCTCTCTGAATGTTTTACCTAAGAGGACGCTCGCTAAGTTGGCATATCAAGGGACTGAGATAAGGCCAAGCGCATTAATTGTCAAGGCATTTGATGGATCGAGGAGGACCATCATATGGGAGGTGGAGCTGCCAATATTAATTGGTCCACATGTGTTTGAAATTACTTTTCAGGTTATGGACATCAACCAAATTATAGTTGTTTGCTTGAAAGACCGTGGATTCATGCCGTTGGGCCCGTGA